In Nissabacter sp. SGAir0207, the genomic stretch TCGGCATAGACCACGCCTACCACCGCCTGCTCCGCCAGCCGCAAGTTCTCCGCGCCAGCCTCCGGTTGCCATACCGCCGCGCCCAGCTGCTGTTGCAGCGCCTGGGTAATGCCGAGCGCCGCCAGCCGCGTGTCGCCGCTGACGATCACTGGCGCGCGGCCATACTCCTCGCACAGCGCCAGCACCGCACTGACGGCCTGATCCTCTGCCACCCGCTGGCAGTTGACCTTCAACGTCTCGCGCGCGTAAGCGACAAAGGCGGCGCAGCGCTCCTCCTGCGTCAGCGAGGTCAGGCGCGAGGTGGCGAAGCTGCTCACCGGCGGTGCCGGTGTCTCTGGCTGGCGGCGCGGTGCGCGGCCGAGCTGGCGGGCAATCTCCGCCAGAAAATCACTGCGGTTCTGTTCATCCAGCATCACTCTTCCCCCGTCGCCTGATGGCGCTTGAACCAACTGCGGAAACTCTCCCCCTCCACCTCCGGCAGGTCGCGCGCGGCCGTCCATTCGCCGATGGCGGCGGGGTGGAAGGGCATCTTGCCCTCTTTGATCAGCCAGCCAGCGGCTTTCGCCCCGGCCTTCATGCCCACTTTCCACAGCATGGGGTGGGCGTTGGCGTAGTTGAACAGCCGGGTGACACGCTGCTCGGCCTTGGGCGTCAGCCCCTGTTCCGCCAGCTTCTGGCGATGCTTCAGGTGCAGTTGCGCTAGCGGAATTTTCACCGGGCAGACCTGATTGCAGGCGGTGCAGAGTGAGCAGGCGTAGGGCAGGTCTTTGTAATCCTCATAGCCGCCAAGCAGCGGCGACAGCACTGAACCAATCGGGCCGGGGTAGATGGAGCCGTAGCTGTGACCGCCAATGTGGCGGTAGGCCGGGCAGGTGTTCATGCAGGCCCCGCAGCGGATGCAGCGCAAAATGTCGCGGAACTCCGAGCCAAGCACCTGCGAGCGGCCGTTGTCGACAATCACCAGGTGGAACTCCTCCGGGCCGTCGAGGTGGCCGGCCTCACGCGGGCCGGTCAGCCAGGTGTTGTAGCTGGTGAGACGAGAACCCACCGCGCTGCGGCAGAGCAGGGTGATCAATACGTCCACTTCGGCGAAGGTCGGCGCGATGCGCTCCATGCCCATCACCGCGATGTGGGTCTTGGGCAGGGTGGTGCTGAGGCGGGCGTTGCCCTCGTTGGTCACCAGACAGATCGAGCCGGTCTCTGCCACCGCAAAGTTGCAGCCGGTGATGCCGATGTCCGCCGTCAGGAAGTGCTCACGGATCTTCTGGCGGATGAACAGCGTCATCGCTTCCGGCGTCTCCGGCCCCTCATAACCCAGCTTGTTGCGTAGCACGTCACGGATCTGGAAGCGATCCTTGTGGATCGCCGGCACCACGATGTGCGAGGGCGGATCCTCATCCAGCTGTAAAATATACTCGCCCAGATCGGTCTCAATCACCTCAATGCCCTGCTGCTGCAACACGGCGTTCATGCCGATCTCTTCCGTGACCATCGATTTGGACTTCACCACCTTTTTCGCCTGCTTACGGGCGGCCACCTGGCTGATGTAGGCGGTGGCCTCCTCTTTGGTGCGGGCGAAGAAGACGTGTCCGCCATTCTCCGTGACCTTTTCCGATAGCTGGTAGAGATAGGCGTCGAGGTTCTCCAGCACGTGGTTGCGGATCTGCTCTGCGCGATCGCGCCACGCCTCCCAGTTGCCCAGCTCCTCAACCATGATCTGCCGGTTGGTGCCGATGCGCTCCTGCGCCATCGCCACCGCATTGCGCATAACGCTGTCCTGCATTTCGATATGGATGCGTGGCTTAAAGGCCACCGCACTGGTTTTCATTGACATGGCAGGCCCCCTAGCGGCTCATCAACACTTCAGCAATATGCAGCACCTTGACCGGCTGCCGCTCGCGGTGCAGTCGGCCGCCAATGTTGATCAGGCAACTGGCATCCGCGCCAATCAGGTAGTCCGGCTTGGCATCCATCATGTGCACCACTTTCTCCTTCACCATCTCACCGGAGATCTCCGCCATCTTGACCGAGAAGGTGCCGCCAAAGCCGCAGCAGGTCTCCTGATTGCGGATCGGCAACAGCTCCAGCCCCTGCACGTGGTGCAGCAGGGTAAGCGGCTCCTCGCGGATGCCCAGCTTGCGGAACAGGCTGCACGAGGGGTGATAGACCGCCCGGCCGGGCAGGCGCGCGCCGACGTCACGCAGGCCGAGCGTATTGACGATAAAGGAGGTGAGATCCTGCATCCGCGCGGCCACCGCCGTGGCGCGCTGCGCCCATGCTGGCTCGTCGGCCAGATAGTCGGCATAGGTCTTGATCGCGTAGGTACAGGAGCCGGCGGGGGAGATGATCGGGTAGTCATTCTCCTCAAAGGCGGCGATCAGGTTTTTCATCGCCGGTTTGGCATCCTTGATGTAGCCGCCATTGATTGCCGGCTGGCCGCAGCAGCCCTGCCGCTCCGGAAAGTGCACCTCGCACCCCAGCCGCTCCAGCAGCAGGACGCTCTTTTTAGCCATGTTGGCTTTGATGGCGTCACCAATACAGGTTACATAAAAGTTAACTTTCATCGACT encodes the following:
- a CDS encoding lactate utilization protein C, which encodes MLDEQNRSDFLAEIARQLGRAPRRQPETPAPPVSSFATSRLTSLTQEERCAAFVAYARETLKVNCQRVAEDQAVSAVLALCEEYGRAPVIVSGDTRLAALGITQALQQQLGAAVWQPEAGAENLRLAEQAVVGVVYAEAGLTESGSVVLFSAPERGRAVSLLPTASVFVLRKSTILPRVAQLAEQLHQRALRGERMPSCINLIAGPSSTADIELIKVVGVHGPVHAAYLIIEDC
- a CDS encoding LutB/LldF family L-lactate oxidation iron-sulfur protein, with the protein product MSMKTSAVAFKPRIHIEMQDSVMRNAVAMAQERIGTNRQIMVEELGNWEAWRDRAEQIRNHVLENLDAYLYQLSEKVTENGGHVFFARTKEEATAYISQVAARKQAKKVVKSKSMVTEEIGMNAVLQQQGIEVIETDLGEYILQLDEDPPSHIVVPAIHKDRFQIRDVLRNKLGYEGPETPEAMTLFIRQKIREHFLTADIGITGCNFAVAETGSICLVTNEGNARLSTTLPKTHIAVMGMERIAPTFAEVDVLITLLCRSAVGSRLTSYNTWLTGPREAGHLDGPEEFHLVIVDNGRSQVLGSEFRDILRCIRCGACMNTCPAYRHIGGHSYGSIYPGPIGSVLSPLLGGYEDYKDLPYACSLCTACNQVCPVKIPLAQLHLKHRQKLAEQGLTPKAEQRVTRLFNYANAHPMLWKVGMKAGAKAAGWLIKEGKMPFHPAAIGEWTAARDLPEVEGESFRSWFKRHQATGEE
- a CDS encoding (Fe-S)-binding protein; amino-acid sequence: MKVNFYVTCIGDAIKANMAKKSVLLLERLGCEVHFPERQGCCGQPAINGGYIKDAKPAMKNLIAAFEENDYPIISPAGSCTYAIKTYADYLADEPAWAQRATAVAARMQDLTSFIVNTLGLRDVGARLPGRAVYHPSCSLFRKLGIREEPLTLLHHVQGLELLPIRNQETCCGFGGTFSVKMAEISGEMVKEKVVHMMDAKPDYLIGADASCLINIGGRLHRERQPVKVLHIAEVLMSR